In Chloroflexota bacterium, the genomic stretch TGGAGCAGCGCCTGAACCGTCCGGCGTTGGAGGTCCTGGAGCAGGCCGTCAACAACGCGATGCCGCTCATCGAGGTCCGCCCGCGACGCGTCGGCGGCGCGACCTACCAGGTGCCCGTTGAGGTGCCCTCCCATCGGCGCCTGAGCCTGGCGCTGCGATGGTTAGTCCGATACGCGCGCCAGCGCCCGGGGAAGTCCATGATCGAGAAGCTGGCTGCCGAGATCATGGACGCCTATCAGGGGCAGGGCGCCACCGTCAAGCAGCGCGAGGACACCCACCGGATGGCCGAGGCC encodes the following:
- the rpsG gene encoding 30S ribosomal protein S7; its protein translation is MPRRNRPPRREVPPDWKYNSELVARLINKVMLDGKKSKAEKIVYGSLELVEQRLNRPALEVLEQAVNNAMPLIEVRPRRVGGATYQVPVEVPSHRRLSLALRWLVRYARQRPGKSMIEKLAAEIMDAYQGQGATVKQREDTHRMAEANRAFAHYRW